A DNA window from Takifugu flavidus isolate HTHZ2018 chromosome 15, ASM371156v2, whole genome shotgun sequence contains the following coding sequences:
- the alg3 gene encoding dol-P-Man:Man(5)GlcNAc(2)-PP-Dol alpha-1,3-mannosyltransferase isoform X1, whose amino-acid sequence MAGGVRRKSPGTPSPLWGKVKALWNDKHLVLFKTEYTLLVVSVLWFLEIAINLWVIQKVAYTEIDWKAYMDEVEGVINGTYDYTQLKGDTGPLVYPAGFVYIFTALYYITNHGANIRLAQYLFAVFYLVTLLLVFRIYYRTKKVPPYVFFFVCCASYRIHSIFVLRLFNDPVAMMLLFAAVNLFIDGHWTVGCSLYSLAVSVKMNVLLFAPGLLFLLLSEFGLMRTIPKLSLCAGIQLLLGMPFLLENPFGYVSRAFDLGRQFLFQWTVNWRFLPEWLFLNRYFHLLLLVAHLLTLLLFALRHWKRPGENIFEIIKEPSKRKIPAQKNTVNQIVLILFTSNFIGMCFSRSLHYQFYVWYFHTLPFLLWSGGVKKLAHLLRVLILGLIELSWNTYPSTNSSSASLHICHLIILLCLWLATEEKAPVKDKRQ is encoded by the exons ATGGCAGGAGGTGTGCGGAGAAAATCTCCTGGAACTCCGTCCCCACTATGGGGGAAAGTTAAGGCGCTGTGGAATGACAAACATTTAGTATTGTTCAAGACCGAGTATACGCTACTGGTAGTTTCTGTATTGTGGTTTTTGGAGATCGCGATCAATTTGTGGGTCATCCAAAAAGTAGCAT ATACAGAGATAGATTGGAAGGCTTACATGGATGAAGTGGAAGGAGTTATCAACGGCACCTATGACTACACACAGCTTAAGGGAGACACCGGACCACTGGT GTACCCTGCAGGTTTTGTCTACATCTTCACTGCTCTCTACTACATCACAAACCATGGAGCGAATATCCGTTTGGCCCAGTacctttttgctgttttctatCTCGtaacactgttgcttgtcttcaGGATATACTACCGCACTAAGAAG gTTCCTCCCTATGTGTTCTTCTTTGTGTGTTGTGCATCATATCGCATCCACTCCATCTTCGTCTTGCGTCTCTTTAATGATCCAGTGGCAATGATGCTGCTGTTTGCGGCTGTAAACCTCTTCATTGATGGACACTGGACGGTGGGCTGCAGCCTTTACAG TTTAGCAGTGTCTGTGAAAATGAATGTGCTGCTCTTTGCCCCTGGGTtacttttcctcctcctgtctgaatTTGGTTTAATGAGGACCATCCCAAAACTCTCCTTGTGTGCAGGAATCCAG CTGTTGCTGGGGATGCCTTTCCTGCTAGAAAATCCCTTTGGTTATGTGAGTCGGGCATTTGATCTCGGCCGGCAGTTTTTGTTCCAGTGGACCGTAAACTGGCGCTTTCTGCCAGAGTGGCTCTTCTTAAACCGGtactttcacctcctcctcttggtTGCCCACCTGCTCACTCTGCTGTTGTTTGCGCTCCGACACTGGAAGAG GCCAGGAGAGAACATCTTTGAAATCATCAAGGAACCAAGTAAAAGGAAAATCCCTGCTCAGAAAAACACAGTTAATCA GATTGTCCTGATTCTCTTCACCTCTAATTTTATTGGCATGTGTTTTAGCCGTTCGTTACACTACCAGTTCTATGTCTGGTACTTCCACACCCTGCCTTTCCTCCTCTGGAGTGGGGGAGTCAAGAAGCTGGCCCACCTGCTAAG GGTTCTGATCCTGGGTCTGATTGAGCTTTCGTGGAACACGTACCCCTCAACTAACAGCAGCTCAGCTTCTCTCCACATCTGCcacctcatcatcctcctctgtctgtggCTGGCGACAGAAGAAAAGGCGCCAGTCAAGGACAAGCGTCAGTGA
- the alg3 gene encoding dol-P-Man:Man(5)GlcNAc(2)-PP-Dol alpha-1,3-mannosyltransferase isoform X2, giving the protein MTHSSSISNTNTEIDWKAYMDEVEGVINGTYDYTQLKGDTGPLVYPAGFVYIFTALYYITNHGANIRLAQYLFAVFYLVTLLLVFRIYYRTKKVPPYVFFFVCCASYRIHSIFVLRLFNDPVAMMLLFAAVNLFIDGHWTVGCSLYSLAVSVKMNVLLFAPGLLFLLLSEFGLMRTIPKLSLCAGIQLLLGMPFLLENPFGYVSRAFDLGRQFLFQWTVNWRFLPEWLFLNRYFHLLLLVAHLLTLLLFALRHWKRPGENIFEIIKEPSKRKIPAQKNTVNQIVLILFTSNFIGMCFSRSLHYQFYVWYFHTLPFLLWSGGVKKLAHLLRVLILGLIELSWNTYPSTNSSSASLHICHLIILLCLWLATEEKAPVKDKRQ; this is encoded by the exons ATGACACATTCTTCGAGCATTAGCAATACAA ATACAGAGATAGATTGGAAGGCTTACATGGATGAAGTGGAAGGAGTTATCAACGGCACCTATGACTACACACAGCTTAAGGGAGACACCGGACCACTGGT GTACCCTGCAGGTTTTGTCTACATCTTCACTGCTCTCTACTACATCACAAACCATGGAGCGAATATCCGTTTGGCCCAGTacctttttgctgttttctatCTCGtaacactgttgcttgtcttcaGGATATACTACCGCACTAAGAAG gTTCCTCCCTATGTGTTCTTCTTTGTGTGTTGTGCATCATATCGCATCCACTCCATCTTCGTCTTGCGTCTCTTTAATGATCCAGTGGCAATGATGCTGCTGTTTGCGGCTGTAAACCTCTTCATTGATGGACACTGGACGGTGGGCTGCAGCCTTTACAG TTTAGCAGTGTCTGTGAAAATGAATGTGCTGCTCTTTGCCCCTGGGTtacttttcctcctcctgtctgaatTTGGTTTAATGAGGACCATCCCAAAACTCTCCTTGTGTGCAGGAATCCAG CTGTTGCTGGGGATGCCTTTCCTGCTAGAAAATCCCTTTGGTTATGTGAGTCGGGCATTTGATCTCGGCCGGCAGTTTTTGTTCCAGTGGACCGTAAACTGGCGCTTTCTGCCAGAGTGGCTCTTCTTAAACCGGtactttcacctcctcctcttggtTGCCCACCTGCTCACTCTGCTGTTGTTTGCGCTCCGACACTGGAAGAG GCCAGGAGAGAACATCTTTGAAATCATCAAGGAACCAAGTAAAAGGAAAATCCCTGCTCAGAAAAACACAGTTAATCA GATTGTCCTGATTCTCTTCACCTCTAATTTTATTGGCATGTGTTTTAGCCGTTCGTTACACTACCAGTTCTATGTCTGGTACTTCCACACCCTGCCTTTCCTCCTCTGGAGTGGGGGAGTCAAGAAGCTGGCCCACCTGCTAAG GGTTCTGATCCTGGGTCTGATTGAGCTTTCGTGGAACACGTACCCCTCAACTAACAGCAGCTCAGCTTCTCTCCACATCTGCcacctcatcatcctcctctgtctgtggCTGGCGACAGAAGAAAAGGCGCCAGTCAAGGACAAGCGTCAGTGA
- the mul1a gene encoding mitochondrial ubiquitin ligase activator of nfkb 1-A isoform X1: MDVEEVGITHAQCQICFHVTLFYVISWGQFCAARDVNLRSCQVSSGGIMEGFHVKVSEAICLGASLAASGLLYYHYKKSKRTFDKLDNAPHLPIDGQLKDILKATPGACLTYVVIEGTVQPVGEPLTSHFQKETTGVLQKFTLSEHRLVWSSLTRTWMDSLRVLHQRENVVPFVLVGSDETPVRVLFPLQASGTYMEVIHEKFHQVSSGLVDILGQYLSGEKIKGQLETEEMLKVGAAVIGAGELILDADGILSLQPPSDGSEYYLGLVDFDSLQGQLKYAASWCKMLAVASALVGTTVLLWVCRRYYCHRKAQWEREKERREFERLLEEAPRVRDSIRRSEGSEGRAGDQLENICVICFTEPRSCIIMDCGHVCCCYSCYEGLVQRRCPICRKDITRVLPLYYV; encoded by the exons ATGGACGTGGAGGAGGTTGGTATCACGCATGCGCAATGCCAAATTTGCTTTCACGTGACCCTATTTTACGTCATATCATGGGGACAATTCTGTGCAGCGCGAGATGTCAACTTGAGGAGTTGTCAG GTCTCCTCAGGCGGGATAATGGAAGGATTTCATGTAAAGGTTTCTGAGGCGATTTGTCTTGGGGCCAGTCTTGCCGCCTCAGGGTTGTTGTACTACCACTATAAGAAAAGCAAGAGAACCTTCGACAAACTGGAT AATGCGCCCCACCTCCCTATTGATGGCCAActcaaagacattttaaaagctaCTCCTGGCGCATGCTTAACATATGTCGTCATCGAAG GCACAGTGCAACCAGTGGGGGAGCCCCTTACGAGTCACTTCCAAAAAGAAACCACTGGAGTGTTGCAGAAATTCACATTGAGTGAACACAGGCTGGTGTGGAGCAGCCTTACTCGCACTTG GATGGACAGCTTACGAGTCTTGCACCAAAGGGAGAACGTGGTGCCGTTTGTCTTGGTGGGATCTGATGAGACGCCCGTCAGAGTCCTGTTCCCTCTGCAGGCCTCTGGAACATACATGGAGGTAATACATGAGAAGTTCCACCAGGTCAGCAGTGGCTTGGTTGACATCTTAGGACAATACCTCAGTGGagagaagatcaaaggtcaactGGAGACCGAGGAAATGCTCAAG GTGGGTGCAGCTGTTATAGGTGCAGGTGAATTGATACTGGATGCTGATGGAATCCTGAGTCTGCAACCTCCGTCTGATGGGTCAGAATACTACTTGGGTCTCGTGGACTTTGACTCTTTGCAAGGACAGCTGAAATATGCAGCTTCTTGGTGTAAAATGCTGGCTGTTGCATCTGCTTTGGTTGGGACCACGGTCCTACTGTGGGTCTGTCGACGGTATTACTGCCACAGAAAAGCCCAATGGGAGCgggaaaaggaaaggagagagttTGAGAGACTGTTAGAAGAAGCACCAAGGGTACGCGATTCAATCAGGAGGTCCGAGGGCTCCGAAGGCAGGGCCGGTGACCAGTTAGAGAACATTTGCGTTATTTGCTTCACTGAGCCACGTAGCTGTATTATCATGGACTGTGGACACgtgtgctgctgctacagctgctacgAGGGCCTTGTTCAACGCAGATGTCCAATATGTCGAAAGGACATCACAAGGGTTCTGCCTCTGTACTACGTCTGA
- the mul1a gene encoding mitochondrial ubiquitin ligase activator of nfkb 1-A isoform X2, protein MEGFHVKVSEAICLGASLAASGLLYYHYKKSKRTFDKLDNAPHLPIDGQLKDILKATPGACLTYVVIEGTVQPVGEPLTSHFQKETTGVLQKFTLSEHRLVWSSLTRTWMDSLRVLHQRENVVPFVLVGSDETPVRVLFPLQASGTYMEVIHEKFHQVSSGLVDILGQYLSGEKIKGQLETEEMLKVGAAVIGAGELILDADGILSLQPPSDGSEYYLGLVDFDSLQGQLKYAASWCKMLAVASALVGTTVLLWVCRRYYCHRKAQWEREKERREFERLLEEAPRVRDSIRRSEGSEGRAGDQLENICVICFTEPRSCIIMDCGHVCCCYSCYEGLVQRRCPICRKDITRVLPLYYV, encoded by the exons ATGGAAGGATTTCATGTAAAGGTTTCTGAGGCGATTTGTCTTGGGGCCAGTCTTGCCGCCTCAGGGTTGTTGTACTACCACTATAAGAAAAGCAAGAGAACCTTCGACAAACTGGAT AATGCGCCCCACCTCCCTATTGATGGCCAActcaaagacattttaaaagctaCTCCTGGCGCATGCTTAACATATGTCGTCATCGAAG GCACAGTGCAACCAGTGGGGGAGCCCCTTACGAGTCACTTCCAAAAAGAAACCACTGGAGTGTTGCAGAAATTCACATTGAGTGAACACAGGCTGGTGTGGAGCAGCCTTACTCGCACTTG GATGGACAGCTTACGAGTCTTGCACCAAAGGGAGAACGTGGTGCCGTTTGTCTTGGTGGGATCTGATGAGACGCCCGTCAGAGTCCTGTTCCCTCTGCAGGCCTCTGGAACATACATGGAGGTAATACATGAGAAGTTCCACCAGGTCAGCAGTGGCTTGGTTGACATCTTAGGACAATACCTCAGTGGagagaagatcaaaggtcaactGGAGACCGAGGAAATGCTCAAG GTGGGTGCAGCTGTTATAGGTGCAGGTGAATTGATACTGGATGCTGATGGAATCCTGAGTCTGCAACCTCCGTCTGATGGGTCAGAATACTACTTGGGTCTCGTGGACTTTGACTCTTTGCAAGGACAGCTGAAATATGCAGCTTCTTGGTGTAAAATGCTGGCTGTTGCATCTGCTTTGGTTGGGACCACGGTCCTACTGTGGGTCTGTCGACGGTATTACTGCCACAGAAAAGCCCAATGGGAGCgggaaaaggaaaggagagagttTGAGAGACTGTTAGAAGAAGCACCAAGGGTACGCGATTCAATCAGGAGGTCCGAGGGCTCCGAAGGCAGGGCCGGTGACCAGTTAGAGAACATTTGCGTTATTTGCTTCACTGAGCCACGTAGCTGTATTATCATGGACTGTGGACACgtgtgctgctgctacagctgctacgAGGGCCTTGTTCAACGCAGATGTCCAATATGTCGAAAGGACATCACAAGGGTTCTGCCTCTGTACTACGTCTGA